From one Ctenopharyngodon idella isolate HZGC_01 chromosome 15, HZGC01, whole genome shotgun sequence genomic stretch:
- the LOC127495759 gene encoding zinc finger protein 239-like: MEFIKEEIEDMSISEPSGIKHEDTEEQIDQIKVKEQRQKLNEIKKHCDFKTRGTKAKTLHTCSQCGKSFQHKEALNTHMTIHTGEKPYTCSECGKRFSRASSFSDHLHVHSGEKPFNCDQCGKDFILSSDPKKHLKVHSDERPFVCSLCGKSFSWLNSFKLHQKTHDEVRDHVCLDCGKSFTATSHLKRHQRIHTGEKPYKCSYCDKSFTMSGNLKVHERLHTGEKPYNCTQCEKSFNNATGLKNHLFFHSGEKLFNCDQCGKDFNLLSNLKQHLNVHSDERPYVCSFCGKSFLWMNSFKRHQKSHNEERSCVL, encoded by the coding sequence ACCAGATAAAAGTGAAGGAGCAAAGACagaaactaaatgaaataaagaaacACTGTGACTTCAAAACTCGAGGAACAAAAGCCAAAACGCTGCACACCTGctcacagtgtggaaagagtttccaaCATAAAGAAGCACTTAACACACACATGAccattcacactggagagaaaccgtatacATGCAGTGAGTGTGGGAAAAGATTTTCTCGAGCATCAAGTTTCAGTGATCATCTGCATgttcactctggagaaaaaccatttaactgtgatcagtgtggtaaagattttattttgtcatcagatccaaaaaaacacctaaaagttcattcagatgagaggccttttgtgtgttctctctgtggaaagagtttttcatggctgaacagttttaaactgcaccagaaaacacatgatgaagtgagagatcatgtgtgtttggactgtgggaagagctttactgCAACTAGTCATCTAAAACGGCACcaaagaattcacactggagaaaaaccttacaagtgctcatattgtgacaagagtttcactATGTCTGGAAACCTGAAAGTACATGAGCgacttcatactggagagaagccgtacaactgtactcagtgtgagaagagtttcAATAATGCaacaggtttaaaaaatcatcttttttttcattctggAGAAAAGCTttttaactgtgatcagtgtggtaaagattttaatttgttatcaaatctaaaacaacacctgaatgttcattcagatgagaggccttatgtgtgttctttctgtggaaagagttttttaTGGATGAACAGTTTTAAACGGCATCAGAAATCACATAATGAAgagagatcatgtgtgttgtga
- the LOC127495742 gene encoding zinc finger protein 239-like has protein sequence MEFIKEEIEDILDPEPSRIKHEDTETQTDRMEVKQEHKLEEVEEDLCNFKTQKDKAKTQHTCSHCGKSFSKTSSLSNHLRIHTGEKSFNCDECGKTFISSSHLRKHLKVHSGERPHLCSVCGKSFSRLDHFKQHQKTHNEVRDHVCSECGKSFTTAEYLKLHQRIHTGEKPFKCSHCDKSFIQSGHLKVHERLHTGEKPYHCTQCEKSFKDAAGLKHHVRIHTGEKPFNCDQCGTDFHSLSYLKKHLKVHSDEMPHLCSHCGKRFSRLESCKRHEKTHNEVRDHVCSECGKRFTTSGELKRHQRIHTGEKPHKCSYCDKSFSQSGTLKTHERVHTGEKPYYCTWCEESFRHLPNLLAHMKKCGVQRLSSRQIPQK, from the exons atggagtttattaaagaggagattgaagacatacttgatccagaaccatccagaataaaacatgaagatactgagaCACAAACAG ACCGGATGGAGGTGAAGCAAGAACATAAACTGGAAGAAGTTGAGGAGGATCTTTGTAACTTCAAAACTCAAAAAGATAAAGCCAAAACGCAGCACACCTGCTCTcattgtggaaagagtttttctaAAACATCAAGTCTTAGTAATCATCTGCGCATTCACACTGGTGAAAAATCATTTAACTGTGATGAGTGTGGTAAAACGTTTATTTCATCGTCGCATCTAAGAAAACACCTGAAGGTTCATTCAGGTGAGAGGCCTCACTTGTGTTCtgtctgtggaaagagtttttcaaggCTGGATCATTTTAAGCAGCATCAGAAAACACATAATGAAGtgagagatcatgtgtgttcagagtgtgggaagagctttactacaGCTGAGTATCTGAAACTCcaccaaagaattcatactggagaaaaacctttcaAGTGCTCACattgtgacaagagtttcatTCAGTCTGGACATCTAAAAGTGCATGAGCgacttcatactggagagaagccgtaccactgtactcagtgtgagaagagtttcAAAGATGCAGCAGGTTTGAAACATCATGTTCgcattcacactggagagaagccatttaactgtgatcagtgtgggacagattttcattcattatcatatctcaaaaaacaccttaaagttcattcagatgagaTGCCTCACTTGTGTTCTCACTGTGGAAAGAGATTTTCAAGGCTGGAAAGTTGTAAACGGCACGAGAAAACACATAATGAAGTGAGAGATCATGTATGTTCTGAATGTGGGAAGAGATTTACTACTTCGGGTGAACTGAAACGAcaccaaagaattcatactggagaaaaacctcaCAAGTGttcatattgtgacaagagtttctCTCAGTCTGGAACCCTGAAAACACATGagcgagttcatactggagagaagccgtactaCTGTACTTGGTGTGAAGAGAGTTTTAGACATTTACCAAACCTTCTCGCACATATGAAAAAATGTGGTGTGCAACGTTTGTCTTCTCGTCAAATACCTCAGAAGTAA
- the LOC127495747 gene encoding gastrula zinc finger protein XlCGF8.2DB-like, with product MEFIKEDIEDMSDPEPSRIKHEDAETQTDWKDVKQGHELNKVEEQCNLKTQRKRKILHTCSQCGKSFFHSSSLSYHLRVHSGEKPFNCDQCGKKFISASHLKKHLKVHSGEKPYVCSLCGKSFPRLNSFKQHQKTHDEVRDHVCLDCGKSFTTSSHLKQHQRIHTGEKPHKCSVCDKSFAQIGQLKSHERVHTGEKPYQCTQCEKSFKHAPGFRNHMRVHTGEKPFNCDQCGKDFHLLSSLQKHLKIHTNERPYVCSFCGKSFLHMTHYKQHQKIHTGVRDHVCLECGKSYIASVHLKQHQRIHTGERPYKCSSCDKSFRRLGHLKSHERLHTGEKPYHCTQCGESFRHLSSLHTHLKKCHENASQ from the exons atggagtttattaaagaggacattgaagacatgagtgatccagaaccatccagaataaaacatgaagatgcagagacacaaacag actgGAAGGATGTGAAACAAGGACATGAACTGAATAAAGTTGAGGAACAGTGTAACTTAAAAACTCAAAGAAAACGGAAAATTCTGCacacctgctctcagtgtggaaagagtttttttcATTCATCAAGTCTCAGTTATCATCTGCGTGttcactctggagaaaagccatttaactgtgatcagtgtggcaAAAAATTTATTTCAGCATCACATCTTAAAAAAcacctgaaagttcattcagGTGAGaagccttatgtgtgttctctctgtggaaaAAGTTTTCCACGGCTAAACAGTTTTAAACAgcaccagaaaacacatgatgaagtgagagatcatgtgtgtttggactgtgggaagagctttactacaTCTAGTCATCTGAAACAGCACCAacgaattcatactggagaaaaacctcaCAAGTGCTCAGTTTGTGACAAGAGTTTTGCTCAGATAGGACAACTGAAATCACACGagcgagttcatactggagagaagccgtaccagtgtactcagtgtgagaagagtttcAAACACGCACCAGGTTTCAGAAATCATATGCgtgttcacactggagaaaagccatttaattgtgatcagtgtggtaaagatTTTCATTTGTTGTCAAGTCTtcagaaacatctaaaaatTCATACAAATGAGAGGCCTTACGTGTGTTCTttttgtggaaagagttttttaCATATGACTCATTATAAGCAGCACCAGAAAATACACACCGGTGtgagagatcatgtgtgtttgGAGTGTGGGAAGAGTTACATTGCATCTGTACATTTGAAACAgcaccaaagaattcatactggagaaagaccttacaagtgctcatcTTGTGACAAGAGTTTCCGTCGGTTGGGACACCTGAAATCGCACGAGCgacttcatactggagagaagccgtaccacTGTACTCAGTGTGGAGAGAGTTTTAGACATTTATCAAGTcttcacactcatttgaaaAAATGTCATGAGAATGCATCACAGTGa